Below is a genomic region from Geoglobus acetivorans.
CCATGGAACAGGACGTAAGCGAAGTCCTGCCGGAGATGGTTGCCTCGAATTTTGGCATAAAAATGAAACGGGACAACAGTTTTCTTGTTCATGTATCTGATTTTTTAAAAGCGAGTTCGAGAATTAAAAGCCTTGAGTGGAAACTCATTTCGAGAAACCTCTCTTCTGGGTATGTGGATGTAAAGAAAAGTGAACTCTACAGAATAGTGGAAGAGCATCTCAGAGATTTGCTTTTTGAGCCGTTTCCTTATGATATTGAAGGTATCGAGTCCCTGAAAAGAATTGTTAGTGAATATGAGCTGAGCAGAAAGGGAGATGACATAAAGGGTGTGCGAGACTTTGAAAGCTTTCCACCATGCATGAAGAAAATTCTCGCCGATCTCAAGGCTTCAGCCAACGTTGCGCATACAGCGAGGTTTGCTCTAACCACATTTATGCTTCAGGTCGGGTTTTCGGTGGACGAGATACTTGAAATATTTAAAAACGCTCCTGACTTTGATGAAGAAAAGGCGCGGTATCAGATCGAGCATATCGCCGGAGTGAGGGGGGCAGGAAAGTCATATGATGTGCCTTCCTGCTCGACGATGAAGACTTACCTGAACTGCGTTGCCGAATGCAGGGTGAACCATCCCGTGGAGTATTACAGGAGGCGTATCTATGAAGGTCGTGGAAGAAAGTCTGAAGGGCGATCAGGGAGAAATAAAACTAATTCCTGAATCTGTTGAGGATCTCTGGCATCTGAAATACATAATTGAACCTGGAGATGTGGTTTTTTCTCTCACCAAACGTGCGAGTGAAAGTTCAGACAAGCTAAGGAGCGATAAGCAGATGGTTACAGTGAGGCTGGGTATAAGAGTGGAAAAGGTGGAATTTCACAAGTTCGCCAACAGGCTGAGAATTTCTGGCGTGATAGTAGCGGGAATTGATGAATCGGGACATCACACCCTGAATATAGTTCCGGGCAAGGAGCTGAGCATAATTAAGGAGAGATGGAAAGATGAACAGATTGAGAGAATAAAAGCAGCTGTTGAAAGCTCGAACAGGCCGGATATTGCCATACTGACAATAGAAGAAGGGGATGCTGTACTGGGTGTCTTGAGGCAGTGGGGCGTCGAGGAGGTTGCGGGTATTTCAAGGAGCTATGGCAAGGACAGGGGAGATTCCAGAAAGGAGTTTTTTGGAGATGTGCATGCCATGCTTAAAAACGTTGATTTCAACTACCTGGTTATTGCGGGGCCGGGATTTGCCAAGGAGGACTTCTACAGGTTTTTGAAGGATAGAGATCCAACAATGGCTGAAAAAGCGATACTCTCAGATGCTTCGGCCATAGGAATGAGGGGCTTTGTTGAGGTTATCAGGAGAGGAGTTGTGGAGAGAATTGCTGGAGAACTCAGAATTGCAAGAGATGCAGAATATCTGGAAAAGCTGCTTGAGGAAATTTCAAAGGATGGAAAGGCCGTGTACGGTATTGAAGACGTCAGGAAGGCATACGAATATGGAGCGCTGGAAATTCTGCTTGTTGCGGACGAGTACCTCAGAAAGGAAAGGGAAAAGTGGGACATTGACAGCTTTCTGAGAGGTGTGGAGAACATGAACGGAAGGGTTGTTATAATGAGCAGCGAATTTGAGCCGGGGAAGCAGCTGATGGCGCTGGGCGGGATCGCCGGGCTGCTGAGGTTCAAAATTTAGCATTTCTGTCGCCTAACTCCTAATTTGTACGGCACTGCTTCCAGTATTTATCAGCTTGGAGGAAATTCCATCTGACCATCCTTCATTTATCAGGTCTTCACACCTTTACGAGGTCATCACCTATGAATCTCCGGTAGAACTCCCACTGTCTTTTCGTCAGAATGTGGAACTCGAAGGGTGTGTGGAAGTATTTCTCAAAAAGCAGGTCGTAGACTTGGAGCTTTTTGTCTCTATCCTTGAACTCATCAGAAACGATTGCTACATCTATGTCACTCAGTCCCGGCGAATAGTCACCCCTTACAGCGGAACCAAATATGTAAATTTCGAACTCCTTAACTACTTTGTATATGTGTTCCTTCATCTCCCTTACAAACCTTTCGGGGCTTTTGAAATATGCTATTCTCTCCACAGGATCTCCTCCAGCTCGCTTAATGCTTTGAAAGCCTCTTCTACTTCATCTTCGAAGAACTCTTCAAAATAGTATCTGGATGTTATGTACGCTCTTTCCAGATTTCTCAGGACAACTCTGTACTTTTTCATAAAGTCATTCACACCTTCAACGTCTTCAAGCTCAGAGAGCAGTTTTCTGAGACTGTACGTTTTCTCGAAGTATCCCTTGAGGTGGAGCAGCTTTGCTTTAATCAGGAGTTGCATGGCCATTTCTATGTGAAACATCGCCAGATCATAGTCGTTGTTCCTGAAATTAAACTCAGCATTTCTCCTGAACTTTTTTGCCCTGTCAAGGTACAGCAGTATCTCCTCTCTCATTTGAGTCATTGTAATTTCTGAACCCTTAATAATGTTACTCTTCTTTTCTTCAAAGGATGTGTTAACACAGGAATCTGAGCAATTCGTAGCTCAGCGCTGCTGAGAGAGGTATCGTGAGGTTATCCTCCCATTTCCTTCCATCAAGAAATGATGAAATGATTGCTGAAATGATGGCATATACTGGATTCACAGGCAGGAGAGGGATGAGGACAAGGCATGGCAGGATGAATGCCGGAAGTGCAAGCTCAGGCTTTACCCTTTTCACGATTCCGGCAGTTCCATCTCCTGCAAACGCTGTAACTGCTGAAATTATGCATGCTCCCGTGCTGAAAAATGGGGTTATGGTTGAAAAGGCAACACCCGTGTATATGTAGCCCGGGACCCTTTTCCTTTCGTAGTCCCTCAGCAGAACTTCAACGACCGTTCTCTTTCTCTTTCTCGCGATCTCGAAGATGATTGCAGCAACGGTGATGGCTGCAACGAGAAGGGCCGTGATGTCCTTCCCGAGGTAGATGATGGATGGTATGTACAGCAGGCCGGAAATGTGGATGGACTTTCTCAGCAGTTCGTTTCTGAGCTTTTCGTCCATCTGAAATCACCACTGTAGTGGCCTCCCGCACACTGCTCTGTTTCGCCCTGCATTTCAGAGTTGCTGGCTGACAGCCCTTGCGTTCTGAGTGATTTAGAGCACTCTTTTCAGGTTTTCTGAGCGCCCAAGTGATGTTCTCGACTTTGAGTTTTTCTTTCAGGTAGGTGCTATTTTTCGTGACTCACGAATTTACTGACGGTACTTGGTAAAAGTAGTTGTTGCTATTGGTCTTCGAGACTTTTCTTTTAAACAATCAAATATCTATC
It encodes:
- a CDS encoding nucleotidyltransferase domain-containing protein, with the translated sequence MERIAYFKSPERFVREMKEHIYKVVKEFEIYIFGSAVRGDYSPGLSDIDVAIVSDEFKDRDKKLQVYDLLFEKYFHTPFEFHILTKRQWEFYRRFIGDDLVKV
- a CDS encoding mRNA surveillance protein pelota, which gives rise to MKVVEESLKGDQGEIKLIPESVEDLWHLKYIIEPGDVVFSLTKRASESSDKLRSDKQMVTVRLGIRVEKVEFHKFANRLRISGVIVAGIDESGHHTLNIVPGKELSIIKERWKDEQIERIKAAVESSNRPDIAILTIEEGDAVLGVLRQWGVEEVAGISRSYGKDRGDSRKEFFGDVHAMLKNVDFNYLVIAGPGFAKEDFYRFLKDRDPTMAEKAILSDASAIGMRGFVEVIRRGVVERIAGELRIARDAEYLEKLLEEISKDGKAVYGIEDVRKAYEYGALEILLVADEYLRKEREKWDIDSFLRGVENMNGRVVIMSSEFEPGKQLMALGGIAGLLRFKI
- a CDS encoding HEPN domain-containing protein, translated to MREEILLYLDRAKKFRRNAEFNFRNNDYDLAMFHIEMAMQLLIKAKLLHLKGYFEKTYSLRKLLSELEDVEGVNDFMKKYRVVLRNLERAYITSRYYFEEFFEDEVEEAFKALSELEEILWRE
- a CDS encoding DNA primase large subunit PriL — translated: MKLLPILPYISDYPFLKPSKFLVEEIRKGVLFDYALEQAEEMLAELLNSGKYDFSPEEKSFSCLTCEKPCRDVCTKEALGEGIKWNRCDLCGECFRKCAFSSDPQIYREYEAKAKLSVLSYLMMRSAVSGFGEATRRRFSTSLARAFRNAMEQDVSEVLPEMVASNFGIKMKRDNSFLVHVSDFLKASSRIKSLEWKLISRNLSSGYVDVKKSELYRIVEEHLRDLLFEPFPYDIEGIESLKRIVSEYELSRKGDDIKGVRDFESFPPCMKKILADLKASANVAHTARFALTTFMLQVGFSVDEILEIFKNAPDFDEEKARYQIEHIAGVRGAGKSYDVPSCSTMKTYLNCVAECRVNHPVEYYRRRIYEGRGRKSEGRSGRNKTNS
- a CDS encoding diacylglycerol/polyprenol kinase family protein, producing the protein MDEKLRNELLRKSIHISGLLYIPSIIYLGKDITALLVAAITVAAIIFEIARKRKRTVVEVLLRDYERKRVPGYIYTGVAFSTITPFFSTGACIISAVTAFAGDGTAGIVKRVKPELALPAFILPCLVLIPLLPVNPVYAIISAIISSFLDGRKWEDNLTIPLSAALSYELLRFLC